The nucleotide sequence CGTAGCGAAAAACGAGTATTCTCAAGACAGCAAAGACGGCAAAGTCAGCTACCCGTACTATTACAACAAGTACATGGGTGCGGCAACGGATTTGGAGAAACGCATGGACTCTGCGTTCTACGCTGTGGTTGACGTGATGAAGAAAGACTTGAAAGCGAATGGCCTTGCTGAAGCCCATACGAAGTCAGTCGTTGAAGAGTACGAAGCTACGAAAAAACAACGCCGCAGTGAATTGATCAACAAAGCTGCTGGATTATAAGAACATGTGAAACCCCACGACAGGATGCCTGTCGTGGGGTTTTTGTTTGCTTAATAAGTATCGTACACGTCTTCCACTTCGTTTTCGCTCATCGGCTGCGCTGCCCAGCCTTGGAGAAGCTCGGTCATTGAGTACATCGGAATGGAGAAGCCGATGGCGTTGCCTTCGTTTAACAACAAGGCATTGATGCCGATGACTTTTCCGGTGATAGCGTCAATGAGCGGCCCTCCGCTGGAACCTGGGGCTATTTGGGCATCAATCTGGTACATGTCTTTGTACAGGAAGCCGTGGTCAAAGTCGCGGTCGGTGCCGGTCAAGTAGCCGATCGCTGCCGTGTTTTCAAGGCCTGATGGGCTGCCGAGCGCAATCACTTCCGTGCCGATTTCGGTCGGATTCGTCTCCATTTCGAGCGGTTCGATGCCCGCAAAAGCGTCGACTTGGATGAGTGCAATGTCATAGGTTTCCGAGATGCCGATGACTTTTCCAGGCTCCTCTACCCCGTCGGTCGTCCGGACAGAAACGTCAATTGTGTCGATGATTAAATGGGCACTCGTGACAATGGTTCCGGTGTCGGTAAAAAGAAAGCCGGAGCCGTAAGCGGAATCGGTTTTAATAGTGAAAACTTTTTGTTGGGTGTCTTTGATGATGTCAGTTTTGGCTTTTGAGCCATCTTGGGTTGGAGTATCTTGTGGCTGGGCAGCAGATTCAGTGGCAACTTTTTCAAGTGGCGGGTTGGCTTGCGGTTCTGTAGCGACTACTGTTTCAACGGGTGTTTCCGGTTGGTCATTGGCTGGCTGGTAGAACACTCGGGCTGAGCCGAATCCTGTTCCAAGAAAGAGAATCGCGACGACAAAGAAGTTTAGGCGCTGACGCCTTTTGTGTTTTTTGATTCGAGTGGTTCGATCCATTGGCTGGCCGCAGTTGAGGCAGTTTTTGGTCGTAACGCTATTCATGCATCCGCATTTGGAACAGAAC is from Planococcus liqunii and encodes:
- a CDS encoding trypsin-like peptidase domain-containing protein is translated as MFCSKCGCMNSVTTKNCLNCGQPMDRTTRIKKHKRRQRLNFFVVAILFLGTGFGSARVFYQPANDQPETPVETVVATEPQANPPLEKVATESAAQPQDTPTQDGSKAKTDIIKDTQQKVFTIKTDSAYGSGFLFTDTGTIVTSAHLIIDTIDVSVRTTDGVEEPGKVIGISETYDIALIQVDAFAGIEPLEMETNPTEIGTEVIALGSPSGLENTAAIGYLTGTDRDFDHGFLYKDMYQIDAQIAPGSSGGPLIDAITGKVIGINALLLNEGNAIGFSIPMYSMTELLQGWAAQPMSENEVEDVYDTY